From Spirosoma aerolatum, one genomic window encodes:
- a CDS encoding anthranilate phosphoribosyltransferase, producing MVLNTPATDTPLGRGIKHIGIGKYGSKPLPPDLLAECRTALADPMSHPLQRGAFWGALLAKGPTPEERTLEELIGKGAFSHPTFFINKICPGLPDRLLPIATKLVRGGHLQVTEAEQLGDYLFGQSDCEVFRALAASILRVRHETNDEYLGLMRAAERTFSPGFGSMSCADRPLVQLAEPFDGVEHSYLITPLLAQFFQKRGYGAVSLVGRSGGPKFTLNALDLYMNLGCQFLQSNHELDTPLANYGWVLDQKALSPALNRWVERRQIIIKRPFLATLEKVLNPCHAQILVTSVFHITYQMKMAELALLAGFDGVIVLKRGLEGSLAPSTSRASGVLCAVRTPRGHLFFQHFEGDSPAFASFRTQTETEYDQPQALDNARLVRQFMQEGHTTDADFDNRVHFAHALYRRGLDWIEGQLR from the coding sequence ATGGTTCTGAACACTCCAGCTACTGATACGCCATTGGGCCGAGGGATTAAACACATTGGAATTGGAAAATACGGCAGCAAACCCCTTCCCCCCGATTTACTGGCCGAATGTCGTACAGCATTGGCCGACCCGATGAGCCATCCCTTGCAGCGTGGGGCTTTCTGGGGGGCATTGCTGGCAAAAGGACCTACACCAGAAGAACGAACCCTGGAAGAGCTTATCGGCAAGGGCGCTTTTTCGCACCCAACATTTTTTATCAATAAAATTTGCCCCGGTTTGCCCGATCGCTTGTTGCCCATAGCCACCAAACTAGTACGTGGTGGACACCTACAGGTGACTGAGGCTGAGCAACTGGGCGATTATTTATTCGGCCAGAGCGATTGCGAAGTATTTCGGGCATTGGCGGCTAGTATACTGCGCGTCCGGCACGAAACCAACGACGAGTATTTGGGGCTCATGCGGGCTGCCGAACGGACATTTTCGCCTGGATTTGGGTCGATGAGTTGTGCCGACCGGCCATTGGTGCAGTTAGCCGAACCGTTCGATGGGGTGGAGCATAGTTACCTGATTACGCCGTTGCTGGCTCAGTTTTTTCAGAAGCGGGGCTATGGAGCCGTCTCGTTGGTTGGGCGGTCGGGCGGACCCAAGTTTACCCTCAATGCGCTGGATCTGTACATGAACCTGGGTTGCCAGTTTCTACAAAGCAACCATGAACTGGATACGCCGTTGGCCAACTATGGCTGGGTACTGGATCAGAAAGCCCTGTCGCCTGCCCTGAATCGGTGGGTCGAGCGTCGACAGATTATTATTAAACGTCCGTTTCTGGCTACGCTCGAAAAAGTGCTCAATCCATGCCATGCCCAAATTTTAGTCACATCGGTTTTTCACATCACCTATCAGATGAAAATGGCCGAGCTGGCTCTACTGGCAGGCTTCGATGGGGTTATAGTACTCAAGCGTGGGCTGGAAGGAAGTCTGGCCCCGTCTACCAGCCGGGCTAGTGGGGTATTGTGCGCTGTCAGAACCCCACGCGGCCATTTGTTTTTTCAGCACTTTGAAGGCGATTCTCCTGCCTTTGCCTCGTTCCGTACCCAGACCGAAACGGAGTATGATCAACCCCAGGCGCTTGACAACGCTCGGCTGGTTCGTCAGTTTATGCAGGAAGGGCATACTACAGATGCCGATTTCGATAATCGCGTCCACTTTGCCCATGCACTCTACCGACGTGGTCTCGACTGGATTGAAGGCCAACTTCGGTAA